CGTGGCCGAAGGCGAGGAGACGGGCGATGGCGTCGCGGGCCTTGTCCTCGCCCAGCAGGGCGAAATCGGCGGCGCTGACAGTCTCCCCCGCCACAAAACGCTCCAGCGCCGGACCGGCGGCCAGATCAATCATCACCGGCCCGCCGGGTCCTGTGACCGCGATATGGCCGTCGTCTTCCGCCAGATGCAGCGCGATCAGCGGACGCCGGCGCACTTGCGTCGAATCCTTGACCGCGCCGCCGGCAAGGGCGCCGCTGGTGTCGGGCGTGCGGCTGGTTACGAATTCATCGGCGAACAGGGCGATCACCGAGGCGATGTCAGCCTCGGCCTCGACCTGGCGCAGCGCCTTGGAAAAGCGGATGTGAAACGCCTTCGGATCAGCATCGCGGTGAAAGCCTGGCGGCAAGGCGCGGCGCAATTCCGGCAGGCGCAGGGCAGCCTCCGACACCGCTTCGAGCAGGAAGTCCGCCCAGGTGCGGGTGATCACGCCGGTGGTGATGTGCAAAGACGGCCCCTCCGAGCCCTCATTCACCGCGTCATGCATCAGCCCGCGCGGCACGTAGAGCACGTCGCCGGGCTTCAGGATCAGCTCCCGGCTCGGCTCCCCGGCGGCATACTGGCCCGGGGTGAAGCGTTCGCCGCGATAGGGCGCGCCCACCGGCGAGTCATACAGCCGCCAGCGTTTCTCGCCCTCCACCTGGAGGACGAACACGCAATGATTGTCATAATGGGTCTGGAACCCCTGGGCGTTGGGCGGGGTGAGGTAGATATTGGTCTGCACATGGGCGGACAGATCCGCCTCGAGCGCCCGGCACAGATCGGCCAGCGCGCGCACGCGGGTGTGCAGCTGGGGCAGGATCAGGGTCGCGCCCTGCTGGAACAGACGCGCGGCCTGCCCCCGGTCCAGCACGCCCTGGCGGTTGATATAGGCGCTTTCAGCCAGCTTGGGCTCGGCGCGGGCCATGGAGGCCTCGCCCTCGCGAAACACCTCGTCGGCCAGGCGGCGGTCAATGTCGGCGGTGGAAATCAGGGCGCGGAACCGGCCCGGATCGCGCCCGGGCACGTGCAGCGCGCGCTGCTCGTAGATCGCATCAAGGAAACCCGCCGCATCCTGCGGCGCGATCAACCCGGCAAGCCCGAACGGGCCGGACGCGGCGTCCATGATCAGCAGCGCCGCCCCTGACCACCCGGATCGGCCCAGGGGCCGGAATCAGAGTCCGAACAGGACCGCGATCCGCCCCGGCCATAATTGGCGCGGTCGGCATAGGACCCGCTGTCATTATCGGTGATGCCGGTATAGCCCGGCTCATACCCGCCGCAGCGCACGCCCTGCCCGCCCGGATCGGCGTAGCGCCCGCTATCAGCGTCAGAACAGGCCCGTCCGCCGCCGGAGCCGCGTCCGTGACCGTAATTGGCGCGATCAGCATAGGCGCCGCTATCGTTATCGGTGAAGCCGGTATAGCCCGGCGCATACTGTCCGCAGCGGCGGCCCTGACCGCCCGGATCGGCATACGTCCCGCTATCGGCGTCGGTGCAGCTTGAACCGTAACCGGGAGCGGCGCTGTATCCGCCCGACCGGCCATGGCCGACAGCGTCAAAGGGATCGGAATCGGTGACGCCCGTATAGGGACCCGTGGCGCATCCGGTCAGTCCGGCTGCGCCGAGCGCAACACCGCCGCCGGCAACGCGCGCCAGAAACGAGCGCCGCGTCAGTGGTCGGAACT
The window above is part of the Hyphomonadaceae bacterium ML37 genome. Proteins encoded here:
- a CDS encoding cupin domain-containing protein, with product MDAASGPFGLAGLIAPQDAAGFLDAIYEQRALHVPGRDPGRFRALISTADIDRRLADEVFREGEASMARAEPKLAESAYINRQGVLDRGQAARLFQQGATLILPQLHTRVRALADLCRALEADLSAHVQTNIYLTPPNAQGFQTHYDNHCVFVLQVEGEKRWRLYDSPVGAPYRGERFTPGQYAAGEPSRELILKPGDVLYVPRGLMHDAVNEGSEGPSLHITTGVITRTWADFLLEAVSEAALRLPELRRALPPGFHRDADPKAFHIRFSKALRQVEAEADIASVIALFADEFVTSRTPDTSGALAGGAVKDSTQVRRRPLIALHLAEDDGHIAVTGPGGPVMIDLAAGPALERFVAGETVSAADFALLGEDKARDAIARLLAFGHAQRV
- a CDS encoding twin-arginine translocation signal domain-containing protein, whose translation is MGKFRPLTRRSFLARVAGGGVALGAAGLTGCATGPYTGVTDSDPFDAVGHGRSGGYSAAPGYGSSCTDADSGTYADPGGQGRRCGQYAPGYTGFTDNDSGAYADRANYGHGRGSGGGRACSDADSGRYADPGGQGVRCGGYEPGYTGITDNDSGSYADRANYGRGGSRSCSDSDSGPWADPGGQGRRC